The sequence CGGATAAGAGTGCGCCACGGCCGTCGGATGTGTAATGCCCACCTTTGGCAAAGCCAGGTTTTTGCTTTACTATACCGGCTAATGATGAAGCTCCGGCTGCAACGGCAATGGCGGTTTCGGCAATGGCTTTAGGGACACCGACAAAGGGTATCGACGCGTTGGCCGACCAGATTCCCATAATGGATTTTTCGGTATCTATAATCACCTGCCCCGCCGCGGCGGCCTGGTGCGCTTTAAATGCTGCGCGGGCAGCTATGGTGTTTTTTCCAAATATGCCGGTTAAGGCCCCCGAAAGCTTATCAACCGATTTTAAATAGTTTTGCTGGTTGGCAAATTGTGCTTCGAGCTTAGCCTTATCCAGTTGCTTTTGCTTTTCCTTATATTCCTCATCTACTTTAAGTACTGACTGATTTTTTTCCCGGGCAGATTTTTCGGCTTGTGCCTTCTCATTATCTAATTGTTGTTGCTTCAACGCAAACTCAGTTTTCCAGTCGTCTGCGTTATGCGATTTGATAATATTATCTTCAACGGATTCTTTGGGTTGGATATCTTCTGCTTGTAAAGTGGTCGTTTTTTTTTGCGAATCGTTAGTTGAAGCAACTAATTCAATAGGTATATCGGAACCTGAACTTCCGTAAAGTCCTGTAGAATGTGCCTCTTCCAGCTTTGGGAGAATTTCTCTTTTAGGCGTTTTCGGTTTGCCTTTACCGTGGGTGCCTTCGGTTATTTTACCATTATTATCAGTGATTTTTTTTGTCGCTTTATCACTGCTTTCGGCTGCCTTGTTGTATGTTTCAACTATCACCTTGCCTGCTTTCGTGATGTTTGTTTTAAGCTGATCAAATGACTGTTTTATTTTATCGGTGCCATGGGTTACCCCGGTGCTTATTTGTATCAACCCATCGTTCATACCTTTCAAATCGCCGGATAGAATGGCTTTAAAAAGAATCGAAAATCCTTTTAAGCGACTATGCAGATTCTCAAGTATGGCGTTCCATACCTTTTTTATGGTTTCACCGGGTTTGCTAAACGCGTTAACAATGTTTTCGCCAATGGTGCTTAATATGCCGCTCACATATTTTTTTATATGATCTATCACCAGGCTAATGGCAGCTATGCCACCCTTTAGTTTTTTAGCTCCTTCGGTAGTAGTGGTAAAATATTCCACCACCGATTGCAGTACCAATACCAGTAACCCAAAACCGGTTGCCTTAATGGCCGCTCCGACACCAGTAAACCCCGTTTTTACTACAGCAAGGCCATTTTTCATAATGTTGAAGCCCTTGGTAACATCTTCCATCACAGGCCCAAAATCCTTGTTTGATTTTTTTAGTTTTTCGGTTGCCGAAGTGATTTGTTCCATAACGGCTTTATGGTAGTCAAATGTTTTCTTGCTTTCTTCAAGTGCTTTTTCCTGATCTTTAACATTGGCAGTTAACGTTTTAATATTATCATCCAGTGCGTCTGCAACAACACTGTTTGCCTGCTGCGATTTGGAAAGTGTGTCATAAAGCTTTGGCAAATCGGCCAACGCTTTTTTATTCTCTTCAAGGGCCGATGTCGACTTGCCTATAGTTTTTGAATTATCACTTAATTGAGCGTTTAGTTTTTTTATTGATGAGGTGGCATCGTCGGCGGCATCGTCTAGTGTTTTAAGATACTTCACACTGTCTTTTAAGGTTTTTCCCAATACCCCCTGGCTTTGGGCTAAAATTAGCAGGGTGTTGTTTAGATCTGTCATCGATCTTTTGAGTTTATCGACCTGATCCTGAATGTTGGCTGTTGATTGGTTTTGTTGAGGCATACATATATGTTTTAAATGCCAATTGGCATATTTTTAATTTAAAAATTAGCCCTAAGGGCTAATTTTTTTTAACCTAAAATTCTGATTTATTTTTTTCCTTTTGCTGGTCCTTAAATGCCTGGATCAGTTTACCATCGCTGTATATTAAGCGCACAACCAATGGTATATCTTTGTAAGATACGATTGATATCCACGCTTTATTTTCGCCATCTATCCAGGATGTTTCATATGTTGCATTGCCGGTTTTAATAGCGGTAATTTCATAGCCATCGCCATCGCTGTAGGGTTGCTTAAAATCTTTATAAGGCTTACCCTCACCGTAAACACCATTAATGTCTTTTGCAAGCGCATTATAATAATCAATGGTTTTTGCTTCCAGATCTGCTCTGAAATTAAATACAGCTTCAAATGCCTTGTCGTTTACAAAGTTAACATAAAAGAGCGCTACCTTTCTGCCACCTAACGAAAGATTACTAAACGCGACAGTAGTAGCTGTTTGCCCTGCATTTACTACCCCACCTTTAGCTTTTACGGCTTCGATAACCTGCGCGGACGAACTGCCAAATTTTATACCCAAAAAGCCATCAATTGGTTTGGCTGACTGTGCATTTGCTCCAAAGGTGATGCATAATAATGCGATAAGTATTAAGTTTTTCATATTTGCTAATTATATTGGTAAATATATATAATGTAAATCAAAATTGCAATAGGCAATATTAAGTGGCGTTAAATACCCAATCATAATCCCTTGCCCCAAAATTCCGGTCCATCCAGGGCATACGCGAACGGCTTTGCTTTACTGTTTGTACCCGCAGTTTGTTTAAAGCTACATAGCGCAGCGGATCTATCAGATGGTTAAAGGCGTCTACCGGCTCATTAAGTGTCCTGCCATTGCGGTCGGTGCGCCATTTATACCGGCTAAGTTCATTTACCAGGTTTACGCTGTTGCGGGTAATGTTTAACCGGTAACGCTTCAGTATATCTATAGATAAATTCACGCTATCCGGCCCTTTTATTGCCCCGCTGATATTCCAGCCCATACGCCGCAATTCCTCTATCGATTTTGGTTCGGCGCTATCTGCAATAATGGGTGTTTTTTTACTCACACTGCTGTTGCTTAACCTGTTTGATATATCGGGGTTGGTTAGCCCGGTTTCGTAAAACAGCTCGTTCAACCATAATTCGCCCTCAAGCATAAAAACTTCCAGGCAACCGGTTTGGTCGTTTGTGAAGCCGAAATCAAGCCCCAGGGCCAGGCGCCTGGCATGGCGGGGGATCTCATTGCACAGGTACCAGTTGCTTAATACAAGCCCGGCTACCTTGCCGGTTAAACCACGCGCGTATACTTTCCACAATTCCTCATTTTGTTCGCGCAGGCCTTCAATGCGCCGGTGCATATCATCATCTAAAAAAGGGTTGTGCCGGTGGTCGCTGATGATAAGCTGCACATCATCGCCGCCCAATAACTTGTCGTGCACCCAAAAGGCGGTATTGGGGTTATAATCAATATAAACCCGTTTGCGCGTGCGCAGGGCCAGCTCTATATAAACATCCCAGCTAATGCCGTTGGCTTCGTTAATAAA comes from Mucilaginibacter mali and encodes:
- a CDS encoding P-loop NTPase family protein encodes the protein MPQQNQSTANIQDQVDKLKRSMTDLNNTLLILAQSQGVLGKTLKDSVKYLKTLDDAADDATSSIKKLNAQLSDNSKTIGKSTSALEENKKALADLPKLYDTLSKSQQANSVVADALDDNIKTLTANVKDQEKALEESKKTFDYHKAVMEQITSATEKLKKSNKDFGPVMEDVTKGFNIMKNGLAVVKTGFTGVGAAIKATGFGLLVLVLQSVVEYFTTTTEGAKKLKGGIAAISLVIDHIKKYVSGILSTIGENIVNAFSKPGETIKKVWNAILENLHSRLKGFSILFKAILSGDLKGMNDGLIQISTGVTHGTDKIKQSFDQLKTNITKAGKVIVETYNKAAESSDKATKKITDNNGKITEGTHGKGKPKTPKREILPKLEEAHSTGLYGSSGSDIPIELVASTNDSQKKTTTLQAEDIQPKESVEDNIIKSHNADDWKTEFALKQQQLDNEKAQAEKSAREKNQSVLKVDEEYKEKQKQLDKAKLEAQFANQQNYLKSVDKLSGALTGIFGKNTIAARAAFKAHQAAAAGQVIIDTEKSIMGIWSANASIPFVGVPKAIAETAIAVAAGASSLAGIVKQKPGFAKGGHYTSDGRGALLSGYSHTDDTNAYLRSGEAVVVSEAMRNPWARNLVSAINVAHGGRDFSVANPGRGYAIGGIYTDGGNANRYYNQPVNDVKDLANTVAYQMINNFPPIYVDVKDVNNQQNILAQTVNRVNL
- a CDS encoding PBSX family phage terminase large subunit; the protein is MQSTILFSQNYNTTANVVVNQGGTSSGKTYAIEQVLFVLACSEKVVITIVGQDIPNLKVGALRDAMEIYRTSPALQKMVKNYNRTDRVFEFTNGSLMEFNSYSDAQDAKSGKRDYLFINEANGISWDVYIELALRTRKRVYIDYNPNTAFWVHDKLLGGDDVQLIISDHRHNPFLDDDMHRRIEGLREQNEELWKVYARGLTGKVAGLVLSNWYLCNEIPRHARRLALGLDFGFTNDQTGCLEVFMLEGELWLNELFYETGLTNPDISNRLSNSSVSKKTPIIADSAEPKSIEELRRMGWNISGAIKGPDSVNLSIDILKRYRLNITRNSVNLVNELSRYKWRTDRNGRTLNEPVDAFNHLIDPLRYVALNKLRVQTVKQSRSRMPWMDRNFGARDYDWVFNAT